GTCGACGGCGGCCACGTGCTTGGGGTCGGGCTCGCCGCGCCAGCGGATCATGAACCGCTCGACGACGGACTGGGCCTTGTCGATCTCGCGCTGCGGGACCATCGGCAGGCCCTGCCCGCGCGCGGACTGGGCGACGTAGGACAGGGCCATGACGGCGGCGCGGGCCAGGTCCGCGCGGGCCTGCTCCTCGTCGATGTCCAACAGGGGCTTCAGGCCCCACACGGGGGCGAGCATGGCGAGCGCGGACTGTACGTCGACGCGGATGTCACCGGAGTGCACGGGGATCGGGAACGGCTCGGCCGGCGGCAGCCCGGGACGGAAGGCCCCGTCGACGAGCAGCCCCCAGACATTGCCGAACGAGACATGGCCGACCAGGTCCTCGATGTCGACGCCCCGGTACCGGAGGGCGCCGCCCTCCTTGTCCGGTTCGGCGATCTCCGTCTCGAACGCGACGACTCCTTCGAGCCCGGGTACGAAATCGGACATCAGGCGGCTCCTCGTGATGTGTGCGACGGATGGGGTTGTGGGTGGAGCGAGTGGGTGGAACGAGAGCGAGTGGGTGGAACGACCACATGTCAGTCGGCGGAGACGGGCGCACACCCGGTGGATCCACGGTCATGGGCTCGAAGCCCGGCCTTGCGGGACTTCGAACCCCTGTCGACTCGCGGTCCGGGGGCGTACCCCTGTGATGCCCCGTGCGGCTGGCGGTCATCCAACCGGAACGGCATCAGAACGATAACCCTCAGTGCCACCTTTTGGGGAGCCCTGCGGCACTGAGTGCCATCTGGTGGTGAAGGGCACCGCGCCGGACGACGCCCGTTCGGATACGGCAAGATGACCGCGTGACCGACCGAGACGCCGTCGCCTCAGATCCCGCCGAGCCCGCGCCCGACCCCGCCGCGATGCGCAAGCACTACCGGGCCGAGGGCCTCGCCGAGGCCGACCTGGCCGCCACTCCGGTGGCCCAGTTCGCCCGCTGGTTCAAGCAGGCCGCCTCGGAGGCGCACCTCTTCGAGCCGAACGCGATGATCGTCTCCACCGCGGACGCCGACGGCCGGCCCAGCTCCCGCACGGTGCTGCTGAAGCAGTTCGACGACCACGGCTTCGTCTTCTTCACCAACTACGGCTCCCGCAAGGGCCGCGACCTCGCCGAGAACCCGTACGTCTGCCTGCTCTTCCCCTGGCACCCGATGGCCCGCCAGGTCATCGTCACGGGCGTCGCCCGGCGCACCGGACGCGACGAGACCGCCGCCTACTTCCGCACCCGCCCGCACGGCTCCCAGCTCGGCGCCTGGGCCAGCACCCAGTCCTCGGTCATCCCCTCCCGCACGGAACTCGACACGTCGTACGCCGACCTCGCCGCCCGCTACCCCGAGGGCGAACAGGTCCCGGTCCCCCCGAACTGGGGCGGCTTCCGGGTGGCCCCCCAGACGGTCGAGTTCTGGCAGGGCAGGGAAAACCGCCTGCACGACCGCTTGCGCTATGTGGCGGAGCAGGACGGCGGGTGGCGGGTGGAGCGGCTGAGTCCGTGAGGCTGGGGCGACACAAGGCCCCAGGACAGCAGGCGACCCGCGAGCCTGGTCCTCCATTGGAGGAGCCGGTCGGACGTACCGGCGGCCCGCGGGTCGGGTGACTGCTTGGAAATGGGCCGGCTGCACGCGTACCTCACGTGCTGGTCCGGCACCGCACTGCGTGTGGTGGCGGGCCGCTAGCCCGCAGCCACCTCGTACGTCCGGGTTTCAATCATTTACCCGATCACCTCCTTTCCTACGTAAGGCACACCCTAGGAACCGGCCGGGCGGCGATCAACTGCTTTTTCGAATGGTTGATGCCGACGATTCCGGGCGGGCGGACCATGCCCGTATGTCCGACTCGCGGCGTAAAGACTAGAATGTCTGACGATGTGCGATGTGTTCTGAGATCCGCCTCTGGCGTCACTTGATCGACCGTTGCCCACCCAATCGATAGGCGGCACCCGATGATCGGCGTGCTCGTGACTTTCACGCAGACCGAAAAGTTCGATCGTTCAGCCCTCGCAAAGGTCGCCGGCGAACTCCGGGGACCGTTCGAAGGCATGGCCGGCCTTCGCTTCAAGAGCTTCATGCTCGGCGAAGACGGCATTCAGGCCAGGAACTTCTACGTATGGGATGACGAGGACAAAGCCCGCGCCTTCTTCACGGAGGAGCTCGTCGGCAAGGTGACGGGGGTTTATGGCGTCCCGCCCAAAATCGAATACCTCGACATCATGGAGTTCGTCGACAACTCTGGTGCCTGACCGGGCCGTTTGACGGATGAGGATCGCGACTCGATACGCGCCCTAGGCCGCCATCGTCGCCAGCAGATTGCTCACCAGCGGATCTGGGTCGTCCCGGCGCGAGGCGACTGCCACCCGCGTGTGTTCCGTGGTCGGCGTGACGGGGCGGAAGGCGGTGCCCCTGAGGCGGATTCGGTGGATGCTGGTGGGGGCCAGGGAGACGCCGAGGCCCGCTTCCACGAGGGCGCAGACCGTCTGCCATTCGACGGCCTCCTGGGTGACCCGGGGGGTGAAGCCGGCCGTGGAGCACAGGGCCGTGATGCGGTCGTGGAGGCCGGGGCCCGCCTCGCGGGGCAGGAGGACGAACGGGGAGTCGGCCAGGTCGTGCAGGGCCACGGTGCGCTGGGCGGCCAAGGGGTGGGTCGTGGGGAGTACGGCCACGAAGGGTTCCGTGAGGATCGTGCGGAAGGCGAGCGCGGGGTCGTCGTCCGGGGGTTCGCGGAGCAGGCCGATGTCGATCGTTCCGGCGTGCAGGGCGGCCAGTTGGGGTGCCGTGGTCATCTCCCTGATGTCCAGGTGGACGTCGGGGTAGCGCTCGCGGTGGGTGCGCAGCAGGCCCGGCAGGACGGTCAGGGCGAGGGAGGCCGCGAAGCCGATGCGGAGGGTGCCGGTGCGGCCGGTGGCGACCGCGCGGGCGGCGGCGAGGCCGTCCGCGAGGGCTTCGAGGGCGTGGCGGGCGGCCGGGAGCAGGGCGTGGCCGGCGGGGGTGAGGGCGATGCGGCCGGGGGTGCGGGTGAGCAGGGGGTGGCCGACCTTGGCCTCGAGGCGGCGGATCTGCTGGCTCAGGGGCGGCTGGGCGATACCGAGGCGGGCCGCGGCGTGGCCGAAGTGGAGTTCCTCGGCGAGGACGGCGAAGGCGTGGAGCTGGGGGAGGGGGAGTTCGGGGCGCTCGGGCTCCTCGGTGGCCATATCTCCAGAGGTATCACGAGGCCGCATGCCGCGTATTGGACGTATTGTCGCCGGCTGCCTAGCGTGCCGGGCATGACGGAGCGGCAGGTGGGGCGGCGGGCGGTGCTGAGCGGGTCGGTCTTCGAGGAGGAGATCGGGTACGCGCGTGCCGTGGTCGACGGGGACTGGGTGCATGTGTCGGGGACGACCGGGTTCGACTACGCGGCGATGACGATCTCCGAGGACGTGGTGGAGCAGGCGGAGCAGTGTCTGCGGAATGTGGGGGCCGCGCTGGAGGCGGCGGGCAGTTCGTTCGCCGAGGTGGTGCGGGTGCGGTATCTGCTGCCGGAGCGTGCGGACTTCGAGCCGTGCTGGCCGGTGCTGCGGCGGTACTTCGGTCAGGTGCGGCCGGCGGCGACGATGATGGTGTGCGGGCTCGCGGATCCTCGTATGAAGATCGAGATTGAGGTGTACGCGCGCAGGGGAAATGGCACATGTGTCTGATCTTCGGATTGTTCCGGTGGACGGCGAGGCGATGCTTCAGGAGTGGCGCCACGTCCACAACGTGATCGTTCCTCCCGCGGCCATGGATCTGGGTGAGGTGCGCAAGCGCAGCAGGCGGTACCGGCTGCGGAACGCGTACGTAGGAGATGTGCTCGTCGGCTGCTCGACCGTACGGCCGCCGGCGGGCGAGGACGCGGTGGCGACCGTCATCGCGCGCGTGCTGCCCGAGTACCGGGGGCACGGGTACGGCACGAGACTGTTCCGGCACGGGCTCGCGTACGCGCGCGTGCTGGGCGCCAAGGTGATCGAGACGTGTGTGTCGGCCGACAACGAGGACGGGCTGCGGTTCGCGAAGGCGTGCGGGTTCGTCGAGACCGATCGGTACGTGGTGGAGGGCGGGCCCGATCTGTGGGTGGACCTGCGATTGGCCTAGGGGTACATCGGCTCGTACAACGATTCCTTCAATCTTGGGGAACTCGGTGTGTGCTGGGTCACGTTCCAGTTAGATGATTGCGAGTGAGCGAACCGACGTGGTGTACGTACGGACGCAGCTTGGCAGGGGGTCCAGGTGAGTGCTTCCCGGCGTAGTGGGACCACCGACGAGCTGGGGCCGGACGAACCCGAGCGGGACGGTCCGGACGGTTCGGCGGGTGGTTCGGAGGGTTCGGCAGGCGGCTCCGATCTGTTGGCCGCCCTGCTGGACGGGATGGACGCTGCCCTGTGCGCCTTCGACGGCGACGGTGTCGTCACGCACTGGAACCGTGAGGCGGAGCGGATCCTCGGATGGACCGCGGCCGAGGCGGTGGGCCGGCAGGGGTTCGCCGGCTGGGCGGTGCGCGAGGCCGACGCCGAGGAGGTCGAGGGGCGGCTGATGTCCGCCATGGAGGCCCCCGGGCGGCAGGTGCACGAGTTCGCGCTGCTGACCAAGGATGGCGGGCGGGTGCTCGTGCGTACGCAGTCGGCGGCCGTGCGCGGGCCCGACGGGAAGCCCGCGGGCGTGTACTGCGCGTTCAGCGAGGTGCACGCGCAGATCGATCTGGAGCGGTCGATCGCGCTGAGCGAGGCGTTGTTCGAGGACGCGTCGTGGGGCGTGGTGCTGGTCGACGCGGATCTGCGACCGGCGGTTGTGAACGCTCACGCGGCTCGTGCGCTGGGCATCGGGCGTACGTCCGTGCTGGGGCGGCCGCTGGGTGAGCTGCTCGCGCAGGGGGTCGAGGAGCTGGAGAGCGCGCTCACGCACGTCCTGGCGGAGGGTGCGCCGCCGGCGCCGGCCGAGATCTGGGTGAGTGTGCGGACGCCGGACGGTGAGCGGCGTCGCTGCTGGCGGTGCGGTTTCGTACGGCTGGCGTCGCCGCTGGCGGAGGAGCCCGTGCCGCTCGGGGTGGGCTGGCTCTTCCAGGACGTGACGGAGGCCAAGCAGGCGGAGCAGGAGGCGGCGATGCTGCGCTTCCGCACCAATCAGCTGCACCGTGCCGCGCGGGCCGCCGCCGAGTGCGAGGACCCCGCGGAGGCGGCGACGGTGCATCTGGACTTCGCGCTGGCCGGGTTCGCCGATCACGCGCTGATCGACCGGGTCGCGGGCGGTGCGGTGCCGGATCAGACGGCGGGCGGGGAGACCCCGGATCCCGTACGGCTGGTCCGGGTCGCCGTGACGCCGTCCGGGGCGCCGGGTCCGAGCCGGCTGGGCGGGGAGGCCGGGTTGCCCGTGCGGTACGCGGAGGGGCATCCGGCGTTGCAGTGCGTGGCGCGGGCCGGGTCGGTGCGGGCGGACGCGGGGGAGTTGCCGGCGCAGCGGGCGCGTGAGTGGGCCGTGGCGCGGCAGTGGCCGGCGGACGCGGTGCACGTGCTGTGCGCGGTGCTGCGGAGCCGGGGCCGGACGCTGGGCGTCGTGACGTTCCTGCGCGGCTCGGGCCGGACCGCGTTCGGCCGCGGCGACGCGGTGTACGCGGAGGACGTGGCGGTACGGATCGCTGCAGCGCTGGATCTGGCGGGGGCAGTGGAGCGGGAGTAGCCCCCGCCCCGCCCGGCGACGCTCGCCAGGCCGGCCTCGTCCCGCCTCACTGCCGGTAGAAGATCCGGTCCCCGTACTTCTCGAACACCCGCCTGTTCCAGTCGTGGCCGCCGTCGACGTTGCCCGAGCGCAGGAGCGGGGGCTCGATGCCGCGGTCGGCCAGGGTGGCGGCCGCGGTGGCCATGACGGACTGGAGGAGGGCCGAGGTGACGACCGTGGACGCGGGGGCGAAGGGCGCGGGGATCGTGTCGAGGGTGAGCTCGGCGTCACCGATCGCGATCTTCGAGTCGAGGACGATGTCGCAGTGGTCCTTGAGGTAGGTCCCGGAGACATGGCGGGACGTCGTCTCCGAGGCGTACGCCACCGAGGTCACGCCGATGACGCGGACGCCGAGGGCGCGGGCGGCCATGGCCATCTCGACGGGGAGGGCGTTGCGGCCGGAGAGGGAGATGATCACCAGGGCGTCGCCGGAGCGCAGCGGAGAGCTTTCCAGGACCACGCTCGCGAGGCCGTCGACGCGTTCGAGGGCGGAGCCG
The DNA window shown above is from Streptomyces chartreusis and carries:
- the pdxH gene encoding pyridoxamine 5'-phosphate oxidase; protein product: MTDRDAVASDPAEPAPDPAAMRKHYRAEGLAEADLAATPVAQFARWFKQAASEAHLFEPNAMIVSTADADGRPSSRTVLLKQFDDHGFVFFTNYGSRKGRDLAENPYVCLLFPWHPMARQVIVTGVARRTGRDETAAYFRTRPHGSQLGAWASTQSSVIPSRTELDTSYADLAARYPEGEQVPVPPNWGGFRVAPQTVEFWQGRENRLHDRLRYVAEQDGGWRVERLSP
- a CDS encoding LysR family transcriptional regulator — encoded protein: MATEEPERPELPLPQLHAFAVLAEELHFGHAAARLGIAQPPLSQQIRRLEAKVGHPLLTRTPGRIALTPAGHALLPAARHALEALADGLAAARAVATGRTGTLRIGFAASLALTVLPGLLRTHRERYPDVHLDIREMTTAPQLAALHAGTIDIGLLREPPDDDPALAFRTILTEPFVAVLPTTHPLAAQRTVALHDLADSPFVLLPREAGPGLHDRITALCSTAGFTPRVTQEAVEWQTVCALVEAGLGVSLAPTSIHRIRLRGTAFRPVTPTTEHTRVAVASRRDDPDPLVSNLLATMAA
- a CDS encoding RidA family protein, producing the protein MTERQVGRRAVLSGSVFEEEIGYARAVVDGDWVHVSGTTGFDYAAMTISEDVVEQAEQCLRNVGAALEAAGSSFAEVVRVRYLLPERADFEPCWPVLRRYFGQVRPAATMMVCGLADPRMKIEIEVYARRGNGTCV
- a CDS encoding GNAT family N-acetyltransferase, which produces MSDLRIVPVDGEAMLQEWRHVHNVIVPPAAMDLGEVRKRSRRYRLRNAYVGDVLVGCSTVRPPAGEDAVATVIARVLPEYRGHGYGTRLFRHGLAYARVLGAKVIETCVSADNEDGLRFAKACGFVETDRYVVEGGPDLWVDLRLA
- a CDS encoding PAS domain-containing protein, whose translation is MSASRRSGTTDELGPDEPERDGPDGSAGGSEGSAGGSDLLAALLDGMDAALCAFDGDGVVTHWNREAERILGWTAAEAVGRQGFAGWAVREADAEEVEGRLMSAMEAPGRQVHEFALLTKDGGRVLVRTQSAAVRGPDGKPAGVYCAFSEVHAQIDLERSIALSEALFEDASWGVVLVDADLRPAVVNAHAARALGIGRTSVLGRPLGELLAQGVEELESALTHVLAEGAPPAPAEIWVSVRTPDGERRRCWRCGFVRLASPLAEEPVPLGVGWLFQDVTEAKQAEQEAAMLRFRTNQLHRAARAAAECEDPAEAATVHLDFALAGFADHALIDRVAGGAVPDQTAGGETPDPVRLVRVAVTPSGAPGPSRLGGEAGLPVRYAEGHPALQCVARAGSVRADAGELPAQRAREWAVARQWPADAVHVLCAVLRSRGRTLGVVTFLRGSGRTAFGRGDAVYAEDVAVRIAAALDLAGAVERE
- a CDS encoding SIS domain-containing protein → MSDSTPADQFFDAAIGLLQRVRDEEAENIEAAGTLLADTVAADGRLFAFGAGHSSLAAQDVVYRAGGLALMNLLAVPGVVGVDVMPATLGSALERVDGLASVVLESSPLRSGDALVIISLSGRNALPVEMAMAARALGVRVIGVTSVAYASETTSRHVSGTYLKDHCDIVLDSKIAIGDAELTLDTIPAPFAPASTVVTSALLQSVMATAAATLADRGIEPPLLRSGNVDGGHDWNRRVFEKYGDRIFYRQ